A genomic segment from Halorubrum depositum encodes:
- a CDS encoding 2-oxoacid:ferredoxin oxidoreductase subunit beta — translation MSSDIRFTDFKSDKQPTWCPGCGDFGTMNGMMKALAETGNDPDNTFVVAGIGCSGKIGTYMHSYALHGVHGRALPVGTGVKMARPDIEVMVAGGDGDGYSIGAGHFVHAVRRNVDMTYVVMDNRIYGLTKGQASPTSREDFETSTSPEGPKQPPVNPHALALASGATFIAQSFSSDALRHQEIIQKAVEHDGFGFVNVYSPCVTFNDVDTYDYFRDSLVDLKETDHDPTDRSDAKDVILDSEKEHQGVIYQNEDSVPYHEQHGVDEDMSVIPDGAPEGATDLVREFY, via the coding sequence ATGAGCTCAGACATTCGATTCACCGACTTCAAGTCCGACAAGCAGCCGACGTGGTGCCCGGGGTGCGGCGACTTCGGCACCATGAACGGGATGATGAAGGCCCTCGCGGAGACGGGCAACGACCCCGACAACACCTTCGTCGTCGCCGGCATCGGCTGTTCCGGTAAGATCGGCACGTACATGCACAGCTACGCGCTCCACGGCGTTCACGGGCGCGCACTCCCCGTCGGGACCGGCGTCAAGATGGCCCGGCCCGACATCGAAGTGATGGTCGCCGGCGGCGACGGCGACGGCTACTCCATCGGCGCGGGCCACTTCGTCCACGCCGTCCGGCGTAACGTCGACATGACGTACGTCGTGATGGACAACCGCATCTACGGGCTGACGAAGGGGCAGGCGTCGCCCACCTCGCGCGAGGACTTCGAGACCTCGACGAGCCCGGAGGGGCCGAAACAGCCCCCGGTCAACCCGCACGCGCTGGCGCTGGCGTCGGGCGCGACGTTCATCGCGCAGTCGTTCTCCTCCGACGCGCTCCGTCACCAGGAGATCATCCAGAAGGCGGTCGAACACGACGGGTTCGGCTTCGTCAACGTCTACTCGCCGTGCGTCACGTTCAACGACGTCGATACGTACGACTACTTCCGCGACTCGCTGGTCGACCTGAAGGAGACCGACCACGACCCGACCGACCGGAGCGACGCGAAGGACGTCATCCTCGACTCCGAGAAGGAACACCAGGGCGTCATCTACCAGAACGAGGACTCCGTGCCGTACCACGAGCAGCACGGCGTCGACGAGGACATGTCCGTCATCCCGGACGGCGCGCCCGAGGGCGCGACCGACCTCGTCCGCGAGTTCTACTGA
- a CDS encoding 2-oxoacid:acceptor oxidoreductase subunit alpha, translating to MAADFNWAVGGEAGDGIDSTGKIFAQALSRAGRHVFTSKDFASRIRGGYTAYKVRTSVDKVQSVVDRLDVLIALTPRTIEENLDELHEGSVIIYDGERTTMQDVEIPEEMIGLDVPLKSLAEEAGGAIMRNVVALGAACEVAEFPIENLDSALEKRFNDKGQKLVDNNKEAARAGQSYVDEEYDHEFDYDLETTDEDYVLLNGDEAIGMGAIAAGCRFYAGYPITPATDVMTYLTGRIERYGGHVVQAEDELSAINMALGAARGGARSMTATSGPGIDLMTETFGLIATSETPLVICNVMRSGPSTGMPTKQEQGDLNQMLYGGHGEVPRFVLAPTTIDECFWKTVEAFNLAEKYQLPVYLTADLSMAVTEQTFSPDTFDMDAVEVDRGNVVDETTIDDHMSDSGGFQPHEITDDGVSPRAFPGTADGAHMSTGLEHDEQGRRTEDTEMRVAQVDKRNRKVETAREREDWSPREFGDADADTLVITWGSNEGALAEAVDLLDDEGLDVRVLSVPYIFPRPDLTDDVAAAEDVVVVECNEQGQFADLVEHDVLERVDRVNKYNGVRFKADELASEIKATLAEGAEA from the coding sequence ATGGCTGCGGACTTCAATTGGGCCGTCGGCGGGGAGGCCGGCGACGGCATCGACTCGACCGGGAAGATCTTCGCGCAAGCGCTCTCTCGGGCGGGTCGACACGTGTTCACGTCGAAGGACTTCGCCTCGCGGATCCGAGGCGGCTACACCGCCTACAAGGTGCGAACCTCCGTCGACAAGGTACAGAGCGTCGTTGACCGGCTCGACGTGCTCATCGCGTTGACCCCGCGGACCATCGAGGAGAACCTCGACGAGCTCCACGAGGGGTCGGTGATCATCTACGACGGCGAGCGGACCACGATGCAGGACGTCGAGATCCCGGAGGAGATGATCGGCCTCGACGTGCCCCTCAAGAGCCTGGCCGAGGAGGCCGGCGGGGCGATCATGCGGAACGTCGTCGCGCTCGGCGCGGCCTGCGAGGTCGCCGAGTTCCCCATCGAGAACCTCGACTCCGCCCTCGAAAAGCGGTTCAACGACAAGGGTCAGAAGCTCGTCGACAACAACAAGGAGGCCGCTCGCGCGGGCCAGTCGTACGTCGACGAGGAGTACGACCACGAGTTCGACTACGACCTGGAGACCACCGACGAGGACTACGTCCTCCTCAACGGCGACGAGGCCATCGGGATGGGCGCCATCGCCGCGGGCTGCCGCTTCTACGCCGGCTACCCGATCACGCCCGCGACCGACGTGATGACGTATCTCACGGGCCGGATCGAGCGCTACGGCGGCCACGTCGTGCAGGCCGAAGACGAGCTCTCCGCGATCAACATGGCGCTGGGCGCGGCCCGCGGGGGCGCGCGGTCGATGACCGCGACCTCCGGGCCCGGGATCGACCTGATGACGGAGACGTTCGGGCTCATCGCCACCTCGGAGACGCCGCTCGTCATCTGTAACGTGATGCGCTCCGGTCCCTCGACCGGGATGCCGACGAAACAGGAGCAGGGCGACCTGAACCAGATGCTGTACGGCGGCCACGGCGAGGTGCCGCGGTTCGTGCTCGCGCCGACGACCATCGACGAGTGCTTCTGGAAGACGGTCGAGGCGTTCAACCTCGCCGAGAAGTACCAGCTCCCCGTCTACCTCACCGCCGACCTCTCGATGGCGGTCACCGAGCAGACGTTCTCTCCGGACACGTTCGACATGGACGCGGTCGAGGTCGACCGCGGCAACGTCGTCGACGAGACGACGATCGACGACCACATGAGCGACTCCGGCGGCTTCCAGCCTCACGAGATCACCGACGACGGGGTCTCGCCGCGGGCGTTCCCCGGCACCGCCGACGGCGCGCACATGTCCACCGGTCTCGAACACGACGAGCAGGGCCGCCGGACCGAGGACACCGAGATGCGCGTCGCGCAGGTCGACAAGCGCAACCGGAAGGTCGAGACGGCCCGCGAGCGCGAGGACTGGAGCCCGCGCGAGTTCGGCGACGCGGACGCCGACACCCTCGTGATCACGTGGGGGTCGAACGAGGGCGCGCTCGCCGAGGCGGTCGATCTCCTCGACGACGAGGGGCTCGACGTGCGGGTGCTCTCGGTGCCGTACATCTTCCCGCGGCCGGACCTCACCGACGACGTCGCGGCCGCGGAGGACGTCGTCGTCGTCGAGTGCAACGAGCAGGGGCAGTTCGCGGACCTGGTCGAGCACGACGTCTTAGAGCGCGTCGACCGGGTGAACAAGTACAACGGCGTGCGGTTCAAGGCCGACGAACTCGCATCGGAGATCAAAGCGACCCTCGCGGAGGGGGCGGAGGCGTAA
- the citZ gene encoding citrate synthase — protein MSDELKRGLEGVLVAESELSYVDGEVGKLVYRGYDIEDLARGASYEEVLYLLWHGSLPTREELDAFAADLAAERAVDDDVLDTVRTLADAGERPMAALRTATSMLSAYDPDADAEDDDDVTATARRQGRRITAKIPTVLAAFERARQGEAPVAPDPDLSYAGNFLYMLTGTEPDAVSEETFDMAMTLHADHGLNASTFTAIVIGSTLADVYSGVTGGIGALSGSLHGGANQDVMEVLHEIDESSKDPVSWVKDARDDGRRIPGFGHRVYKVKDPRAKILQEKLRDLSESSGDAKWLDYTTAIEEYLTDQGLLDKGIAPNVDFYSGSVYDSLGIPVDMYTPIFAMSRAGGWIAHMVEYQADNRLIRPRARYTGPESADFVPIDER, from the coding sequence ATGTCAGACGAGTTAAAGCGCGGGCTCGAAGGCGTCCTCGTCGCGGAGTCGGAGCTGAGCTACGTCGACGGCGAGGTCGGCAAGCTCGTGTACCGTGGGTACGACATCGAGGACCTCGCTCGCGGCGCGAGCTACGAGGAGGTGTTGTACCTCCTCTGGCACGGCTCGCTGCCGACGCGCGAGGAGCTCGACGCGTTCGCCGCGGACCTGGCCGCGGAGCGGGCCGTCGACGACGACGTGCTCGACACGGTCCGGACCCTCGCCGACGCCGGCGAGCGGCCGATGGCCGCCCTCCGGACGGCGACCTCCATGCTGTCGGCGTACGACCCCGACGCGGACGCGGAGGACGACGACGATGTCACGGCGACGGCCCGCCGGCAGGGCCGTCGTATCACGGCGAAGATCCCGACCGTCCTCGCGGCCTTCGAGCGCGCGCGCCAGGGCGAGGCGCCCGTGGCGCCGGATCCGGACCTCTCGTACGCCGGGAACTTCCTCTACATGCTTACCGGGACCGAGCCCGACGCCGTCAGCGAGGAGACGTTCGACATGGCGATGACCCTCCACGCCGACCACGGGCTCAACGCCTCGACGTTCACGGCGATCGTGATCGGCTCGACGCTGGCCGACGTCTACTCCGGCGTCACCGGGGGGATCGGCGCGCTCTCCGGCTCGCTCCACGGCGGCGCGAACCAGGACGTGATGGAGGTGCTCCACGAGATCGACGAGTCGTCGAAGGACCCGGTCTCGTGGGTGAAGGACGCCCGCGATGACGGCCGGCGTATCCCCGGCTTCGGTCACCGCGTGTACAAGGTGAAAGACCCCCGCGCGAAGATCCTCCAGGAGAAGCTGCGGGACCTCTCGGAGTCGTCCGGCGACGCGAAGTGGCTCGACTACACCACCGCGATCGAGGAGTACCTGACAGACCAGGGACTGCTCGACAAGGGGATCGCGCCGAACGTCGACTTCTACTCCGGTTCGGTGTACGACTCGCTCGGGATCCCGGTCGACATGTACACGCCCATCTTCGCGATGAGCCGCGCCGGCGGCTGGATCGCCCACATGGTCGAGTACCAGGCCGACAACCGGCTCATCCGCCCGCGCGCTCGGTACACCGGCCCGGAGAGCGCCGATTTCGTCCCGATCGACGAGCGGTAG
- a CDS encoding digeranylgeranylglycerophospholipid reductase, translating into MVDRYDVVVAGAGPAGAQCARDLATRGYDVVVLETEPEAEFPRQSNKSTAGTFPSMMSAFGIPDDVVMSYTDDVVLESPNSYYESYQPGAVLEFADFKRFLVEDGRENGAEYRFDARVSRPILDDDGVIEGVRYDGDEEVYAEVVVDATGPAAPIASALDVVDLERENQAIGIEYEMEGVEMNHPEYADLRRAMMLRLDHDIAPGGYSWIFATGEDTAKVGICYIQNDRHREEAEEGKTVDGYLEAWVDRDPRFADAERIDGKVHRGSAHIQMPDEMHTDRFLAIGDTVPTIDPLWGEGIHKGMKSARAAAATIDRCLTDSERRVDAESLAVYERLWHRDVAPRMRARLMLTRLLYLAPNERYDRFMEDLRRTDDDTLEKANQGDKSAMAKLLHLDDLPLLAKFARERWGA; encoded by the coding sequence ATGGTTGATCGCTACGACGTCGTCGTCGCGGGCGCCGGTCCGGCGGGGGCGCAGTGCGCCCGCGACCTGGCGACGCGCGGCTACGACGTCGTCGTTCTCGAAACGGAGCCGGAGGCCGAGTTCCCCCGCCAGAGCAACAAGTCGACCGCGGGGACGTTCCCCTCGATGATGTCGGCCTTCGGGATCCCCGACGACGTCGTGATGTCGTACACGGACGACGTGGTGTTGGAGTCGCCGAACAGCTACTACGAGAGCTACCAGCCCGGCGCCGTCCTGGAGTTCGCCGATTTCAAGCGGTTCCTCGTCGAAGACGGCCGCGAGAACGGCGCGGAGTACCGGTTCGACGCCCGCGTCTCCCGCCCGATCCTCGACGACGACGGCGTCATCGAGGGGGTCCGGTACGACGGCGACGAGGAGGTGTACGCCGAGGTTGTCGTCGACGCGACCGGGCCGGCCGCGCCGATCGCGAGCGCGCTCGACGTGGTCGATCTGGAGCGGGAGAACCAGGCGATCGGGATCGAGTACGAGATGGAGGGCGTCGAGATGAACCACCCCGAGTACGCCGACCTCCGGCGGGCGATGATGCTCCGGCTCGACCACGACATCGCGCCCGGCGGTTACTCGTGGATCTTCGCGACCGGCGAGGACACCGCGAAGGTCGGCATCTGTTACATCCAGAACGACCGCCACCGCGAGGAGGCCGAGGAGGGGAAGACCGTCGACGGCTACCTCGAGGCGTGGGTCGACCGCGACCCGCGCTTCGCCGACGCCGAGCGCATCGACGGGAAGGTCCATCGCGGCTCGGCGCACATCCAGATGCCGGACGAGATGCACACCGACCGGTTCCTCGCGATCGGCGACACCGTCCCCACCATCGACCCGCTGTGGGGCGAGGGGATCCACAAGGGGATGAAGTCGGCCCGCGCGGCCGCGGCCACCATCGACCGGTGTCTCACGGACTCGGAGCGCCGCGTCGACGCCGAGAGCCTCGCCGTCTACGAACGGCTCTGGCACCGGGACGTGGCCCCGCGGATGCGCGCCCGGCTGATGCTCACCCGACTGCTGTACCTCGCGCCGAACGAGCGGTACGACCGGTTCATGGAGGACCTCCGCCGGACCGACGACGACACCTTAGAGAAGGCGAACCAGGGGGACAAGTCCGCGATGGCGAAGCTGCTCCACCTCGACGACCTCCCGCTGTTGGCGAAGTTCGCCCGGGAGCGGTGGGGAGCGTAG